In Chloroflexota bacterium, a single genomic region encodes these proteins:
- a CDS encoding NUDIX hydrolase, giving the protein MVLAGTLFSNHLGERRLYDGVSPVPWRVASYVLAARDDGRVLVVETPGVGRWDPPGGEVEPGESVFDAAIRECWEETGYRFVAAADDPLCILEWNFLMHRDQSFVRSLQLLFHGYVDGEQDPQWRQDQDEISAIAWEDPSTMVEARTHKLLWKGLHAAGLRVSPVHPGVLNAEKDD; this is encoded by the coding sequence GTGGTGCTAGCGGGGACGCTCTTCTCGAACCATCTCGGTGAGCGGCGGCTGTACGACGGTGTCTCGCCGGTTCCCTGGCGGGTTGCCAGCTACGTCCTCGCTGCACGCGACGACGGCAGGGTGCTCGTCGTGGAAACGCCAGGTGTGGGCCGATGGGACCCACCGGGCGGCGAGGTCGAACCGGGCGAATCGGTGTTTGACGCTGCGATCCGGGAGTGCTGGGAGGAAACAGGGTATCGCTTCGTCGCTGCCGCCGACGACCCGCTCTGCATCCTTGAGTGGAACTTTCTCATGCACAGAGACCAGAGCTTCGTGCGCTCGCTGCAGTTGCTGTTTCACGGCTATGTCGATGGCGAACAAGACCCACAGTGGCGCCAGGATCAGGACGAGATCAGTGCGATTGCGTGGGAAGACCCGTCGACGATGGTGGAAGCGCGAACACACAAGCTGCTCTGGAAAGGTCTCCACGCAGCTGGCCTGCGAGTCTCGCCCGTGCATCCAGGTGTTCTGAACGCGGAGAAGGATGACTGA
- a CDS encoding acylneuraminate cytidylyltransferase family protein, with product MPRERTPSIVGLIPARAGSKRVKNKNIKPLAGHPVIAYTIAAAVESGIFGEVIVSTDSQQFADIATHYGASVPFLRPEEYAGDRSPDIEWIEYTLGRLRDEGRNYDCFAILRPTSPFRKAHTIRRAWDTFLAEDGVDSLRAVEKCKQHPGKMWVVRGHRMFPLLPIGPKEQPWHSSQYPTLPEVYIQNASLEIAWSRVIFENRTIAGDSYVPFISEGDEGYDVNDVADWIYAEYLLSTGEASLPPVTATPYPVDV from the coding sequence ATGCCTCGCGAGCGCACCCCCAGTATCGTCGGCCTGATCCCGGCCCGGGCCGGCTCCAAGCGCGTCAAGAACAAGAACATCAAGCCGCTGGCCGGCCACCCCGTCATCGCCTATACCATCGCGGCGGCGGTCGAGAGCGGTATCTTCGGCGAAGTGATCGTCTCGACGGACTCGCAGCAGTTCGCGGACATCGCCACGCACTACGGCGCGTCCGTGCCGTTCCTGCGGCCCGAGGAGTACGCCGGCGACCGCTCCCCCGACATCGAGTGGATCGAGTACACGCTCGGTCGGCTGCGCGACGAGGGCCGCAACTACGACTGCTTCGCGATTTTGCGCCCCACCAGCCCGTTCCGCAAGGCCCACACCATTCGTCGAGCCTGGGACACCTTCCTGGCTGAGGACGGCGTCGATTCGCTGCGGGCCGTCGAGAAGTGCAAGCAGCACCCCGGCAAGATGTGGGTGGTGCGTGGACACCGGATGTTCCCGCTGCTGCCCATCGGCCCGAAGGAGCAGCCCTGGCACAGCAGCCAGTACCCGACGCTCCCCGAGGTCTACATCCAGAACGCCAGTCTGGAGATCGCCTGGAGCCGGGTGATCTTCGAGAACCGGACCATCGCCGGCGACTCGTACGTGCCCTTCATCTCCGAGGGCGACGAGGGGTACGACGTCAACGACGTGGCCGACTGGATCTACGCCGAGTACCTGCTCTCGACCGGCGAGGCGAGCCTGCCGCCAGTCACGGCGACCCCGTACCCCGTCGATGTCTAG